The following coding sequences lie in one Arachis ipaensis cultivar K30076 chromosome B05, Araip1.1, whole genome shotgun sequence genomic window:
- the LOC107642618 gene encoding uncharacterized protein LOC107642618 produces the protein MAGSNNQRHCFFDEDDSVVDTEPGHSGHNYFQYQHTLVSRTMGYATYYRSPGVRGAPFSLSSPRSAARFYDARFEDHQPHFLHSCFLCKKPLGENRDIFMYRGDTPFCSEECRLEQIEIDEAKEKNRNLSSSMKALRKKEQRKSTSPNRAQDYSFRTGTVAAA, from the exons ATGGCTGGTTCAAATAACCAGAGACATTGTTTCTTTGACGAAGACGATTCTGTGGTTGACACAGAGCCTGGCCATTCAGGTCACAACTACTTCCAATATCAACACACCCTTGTTTCCAGGACTATGGGATACGCTACCTATTACAGAAGCCCTGGCGTTAGAGGAGCACCCTTCTCGCTTTCTTCGCCGAGATCTGCCGCCAGATTCTACGATGCAAGATTCGAAGATCACCAGCCTCACTTCCTCCATTCTTGTTTCCTCTGCAAGAAGCCACTCGGGGAAAACAGAGACATCTTCATGTACAG GGGTGACACGCCTTTCTGTAGCGAAGAGTGCAGGCTAGAACAGATTGAGATAGACGAAGCTAAGGAGAAGAATCGGAACCTTTCTTCTTCCATGAAAGCTTTGAGAAAAAAGGAGCAAAGAAAATCCACATCACCAAACAGGGCTCAAGATTACTCTTTCCGTACAGGAACGGTTGCTGCCGCTTAG